One part of the Prosthecobacter vanneervenii genome encodes these proteins:
- a CDS encoding trans-sulfuration enzyme family protein translates to MKDDPTIPADARFETRAIHVGQDYRSETGAVIPPIYMTSTFESGNPGSFDYTRSGNPNFRNLQTTLASLENARHSTVFASGLSAISAILFSLQTGDTILSEQQIYGCTYRIFEKVLKRFGVKIKYANLTNPENYDLITRLKPALVWLESPTNPLLKILDIKAISEVAHKAGAVVAMDNTFASSLLQQPLDLGADLSLLSTTKYTNGHSDCLGGAVCTNSDEWQDKMIFAQKAIGLQPSPFDAWLTSRGAKTEAVRMERHCSNALELATRLEGRKGVKSVKYPFLKSHPQYKLAKKQMSAGGGMLLADFGLSYADTLAFIRRLRLFTQAESLGGIESLVAHPASMTHASIPKDAREAAGVTDGLVRFSVGIEHVEDLWKDIDAALKKK, encoded by the coding sequence ATGAAGGACGACCCGACCATTCCCGCAGACGCTCGCTTCGAGACGCGCGCCATCCATGTAGGCCAGGACTACCGCAGCGAAACCGGCGCGGTGATCCCCCCGATCTACATGACCTCCACCTTTGAGAGCGGGAATCCCGGCAGCTTTGACTACACCCGCTCCGGCAACCCAAACTTCCGCAACCTGCAGACCACCCTGGCCAGCCTGGAAAATGCCAGGCACAGCACCGTCTTTGCCAGCGGGCTCAGCGCCATCTCCGCCATTCTCTTCTCCCTCCAAACGGGGGATACCATCCTCTCCGAGCAGCAGATCTACGGCTGCACCTACCGCATCTTTGAGAAGGTGCTCAAGCGCTTTGGCGTGAAGATCAAGTACGCCAATCTCACCAATCCCGAAAACTACGACCTCATCACCCGCCTGAAGCCTGCGCTCGTCTGGCTGGAATCTCCCACCAACCCGCTGCTCAAAATCCTCGACATCAAGGCCATCAGCGAGGTGGCGCACAAAGCGGGCGCTGTGGTGGCCATGGACAACACCTTTGCCTCCAGCCTGCTGCAGCAGCCGCTGGATCTGGGTGCGGACCTCTCCCTGCTCAGCACCACCAAGTACACCAACGGCCACAGCGACTGCCTCGGCGGTGCCGTGTGCACCAACTCCGACGAGTGGCAGGACAAGATGATCTTTGCGCAAAAAGCCATCGGCCTGCAGCCCAGCCCCTTCGATGCCTGGCTGACCTCCCGCGGGGCCAAGACCGAGGCCGTGCGCATGGAGCGCCACTGCTCCAACGCCCTGGAGCTGGCCACCCGCCTCGAAGGCCGCAAGGGGGTGAAGAGCGTGAAGTACCCCTTCTTGAAAAGCCACCCACAGTACAAGCTGGCCAAAAAGCAGATGTCTGCCGGCGGCGGCATGCTCCTCGCCGACTTCGGCCTCAGCTACGCCGACACCCTGGCCTTCATCCGCCGCCTTCGCCTCTTCACCCAGGCCGAAAGCCTCGGCGGCATCGAAAGCCTCGTGGCCCACCCCGCCAGCATGACCCACGCCTCTATCCCCAAAGACGCCCGCGAAGCCGCCGGCGTGACCGACGGCCTCGTCCGCTTCTCCGTCGGCATCGAGCACGTGGAAGACCTGTGGAAGGACATCGATGCGGCGCTGAAGAAAAAGTGA
- a CDS encoding DUF6600 domain-containing protein encodes MKSCFRLLSTAAAILSLSGCDKSPPSASTNTADSQLAEARDALQRQALEIETKTALMDKQLAEMQQSLKENENTSLRSSLDALKRENEGLREQAEDVRRQSDAVSRRIAAAVPPAPSVVQQPAAVPDYTLFYENLAPYGRWLEVAGYGYCWQPTVTVAGWRPYWDGCWSWSAFGWAWQSNEPFGWITYHYGRWVELSVYGWIWVPGREWAPGWVAWRQSPDCVGWAPLPPEPGACNGVYRDCDSRYSLGPTSYVFIPITRFVSPTYVNVYAPVTQRTTIYRQSVNVTQIVPRSGHHHAFVQQGGPPRAQMERACAHEVPQRQVQVVHADQFSRQQHGHPRPESPMAMVDLPAVGPGVRVRRPEIREHVQRPVPVSGFAGVPQRTASEIRESLANERQDFERRQHERHPAGPARHSSVTPGVGPQENMRPAIPAERAMTDRGTAEQAAAAAEAERNRMQARAVQQQAAAEQQQRMAGEQQRHAQEMHERTQSEQRRPAEQAASAEMEKRRAMQSAAAEQQQQATANQQRSMAEERQRREHEMRGRADAEKQRAADQAAAADAEKNRTQAAAAQQQEMAATQQRQAAEQASADQEKARRSAESAAMQQQQEANRRSLEMAQRQSEEQARRGAEDQMKAQQEAAQRAQEMAQRQADEQARRAAEEQARRAAEDQMKAQQETAQRAQEMAQRQAEEQARRAAEEQARRGAEDQMKAQQEAAQRAQEMAQRQADEQARRAAEEQARRAAEEQMKAQQEAAQRAQEMAQRQAEEQARRAAEEQARRAVEDQMKAQQEAAQRAQEMAQRQTEEQARRAAEEQMKAQQEAAQRAQEMAQRQAEEQARRAAEEQMRAQREAERQAQEMARRQAEEQMRAQQEAAQRAQEMARRQMEEQMKAQQEAAQQAMETARRQAEEQARRGAEEAARRAAEAARNQPQPAPGS; translated from the coding sequence ATGAAATCATGTTTCCGCTTACTGAGCACCGCCGCAGCCATCCTCTCGCTGTCTGGCTGTGACAAATCTCCCCCTTCCGCCTCCACAAACACCGCTGACAGCCAGCTGGCCGAGGCACGCGATGCGCTGCAGCGTCAGGCTCTGGAGATCGAGACCAAGACCGCCCTGATGGACAAGCAGCTCGCGGAGATGCAGCAGTCTCTCAAGGAGAATGAAAACACCAGCCTGCGCTCCTCTCTGGATGCTCTGAAGCGCGAAAACGAAGGACTGCGTGAGCAGGCCGAAGACGTGCGCCGCCAGAGCGATGCCGTCAGTCGGCGCATCGCGGCGGCGGTGCCCCCTGCGCCGAGCGTGGTGCAGCAGCCGGCGGCAGTGCCGGATTATACGCTGTTTTATGAAAATCTGGCCCCCTATGGGCGATGGCTGGAGGTGGCTGGCTACGGTTACTGCTGGCAGCCCACCGTCACGGTGGCTGGGTGGAGGCCCTACTGGGATGGCTGCTGGTCCTGGTCTGCCTTTGGCTGGGCCTGGCAGTCCAACGAGCCCTTTGGCTGGATCACCTACCATTACGGCCGCTGGGTGGAGCTCTCTGTTTATGGCTGGATCTGGGTGCCGGGCCGCGAGTGGGCGCCTGGATGGGTGGCGTGGCGGCAGAGCCCCGACTGCGTGGGCTGGGCGCCGCTGCCTCCGGAGCCGGGTGCCTGCAATGGCGTGTATCGTGACTGCGACTCCCGCTACAGTCTCGGCCCTACGAGCTACGTCTTCATCCCCATCACCCGCTTTGTCAGCCCCACCTATGTCAATGTCTATGCCCCGGTGACCCAGCGCACCACGATCTACCGCCAGAGTGTGAACGTGACGCAGATCGTGCCCCGCAGCGGCCACCACCATGCCTTTGTGCAGCAGGGAGGGCCCCCGCGTGCGCAGATGGAGCGCGCCTGTGCCCATGAGGTACCGCAGCGCCAGGTGCAGGTGGTTCATGCGGATCAGTTCTCACGCCAGCAGCATGGTCATCCTAGACCGGAGTCGCCCATGGCCATGGTGGACCTCCCAGCTGTCGGCCCTGGCGTGCGCGTCAGGCGTCCGGAGATCCGCGAGCACGTTCAGCGTCCGGTGCCTGTCAGCGGCTTTGCTGGTGTGCCGCAGCGGACCGCGTCCGAGATTCGTGAAAGCCTTGCCAACGAGAGGCAGGACTTTGAACGCAGGCAGCATGAGCGGCATCCCGCTGGTCCTGCCCGCCATTCGTCTGTGACACCGGGTGTGGGTCCGCAGGAAAACATGCGCCCTGCCATTCCTGCAGAGCGTGCCATGACCGATAGAGGCACCGCAGAGCAGGCCGCAGCGGCAGCAGAGGCCGAAAGAAACCGCATGCAGGCTCGCGCCGTTCAGCAGCAGGCTGCTGCTGAACAGCAGCAGCGCATGGCAGGCGAGCAACAGCGGCATGCACAGGAGATGCATGAGCGCACCCAGTCAGAGCAACGTCGTCCCGCAGAGCAGGCGGCGTCTGCAGAAATGGAAAAGCGTCGTGCTATGCAGTCAGCGGCAGCCGAGCAGCAACAACAAGCCACCGCGAATCAACAGCGCAGCATGGCGGAGGAGCGCCAGCGCCGTGAGCATGAAATGCGCGGACGCGCCGATGCCGAGAAACAACGGGCCGCAGATCAGGCAGCCGCCGCAGACGCGGAAAAGAACCGCACGCAGGCAGCCGCCGCGCAGCAGCAGGAGATGGCAGCCACTCAGCAGCGCCAAGCTGCCGAACAGGCTTCCGCAGACCAGGAAAAAGCCCGCCGTTCGGCAGAATCCGCCGCCATGCAGCAACAGCAAGAAGCCAACCGTCGCAGTCTGGAGATGGCCCAGCGTCAGTCCGAAGAGCAGGCCCGCCGTGGTGCTGAGGACCAAATGAAAGCCCAGCAGGAAGCAGCGCAGCGAGCCCAGGAGATGGCCCAGCGCCAAGCTGATGAGCAAGCCCGCCGTGCGGCTGAAGAACAAGCCCGCCGCGCTGCCGAGGACCAGATGAAAGCCCAGCAGGAAACTGCGCAACGAGCCCAGGAGATGGCCCAGCGCCAAGCAGAGGAGCAGGCCCGTCGTGCGGCTGAAGAGCAGGCCCGCCGTGGTGCTGAGGACCAAATGAAAGCCCAGCAGGAAGCAGCGCAGCGAGCCCAGGAGATGGCCCAGCGCCAAGCTGATGAGCAAGCCCGCCGTGCGGCTGAAGAACAAGCCCGCCGCGCTGCCGAAGAACAGATGAAAGCCCAGCAGGAAGCAGCGCAACGAGCCCAGGAGATGGCCCAGCGCCAAGCTGAGGAGCAGGCCCGTCGTGCGGCTGAAGAACAAGCCCGCCGCGCTGTCGAGGACCAGATGAAAGCCCAGCAGGAAGCAGCACAGCGAGCCCAGGAGATGGCCCAGCGCCAAACTGAGGAGCAGGCCCGTCGCGCTGCCGAGGAACAGATGAAAGCCCAGCAGGAAGCAGCGCAGCGAGCCCAGGAGATGGCCCAGCGCCAAGCTGAGGAGCAAGCCCGTCGTGCCGCCGAAGAACAAATGAGAGCACAACGCGAAGCCGAGCGCCAGGCGCAGGAGATGGCGCGTCGGCAGGCGGAAGAGCAGATGAGAGCCCAGCAGGAGGCCGCACAGCGAGCCCAGGAGATGGCGCGTCGTCAGATGGAAGAGCAGATGAAAGCTCAGCAGGAAGCAGCGCAACAAGCCATGGAGACGGCCAGGAGACAGGCTGAAGAGCAGGCACGTCGTGGCGCTGAAGAAGCCGCCCGCCGTGCGGCCGAGGCAGCACGCAATCAGCCGCAGCCAGCACCGGGGTCATAA
- a CDS encoding acyltransferase has protein sequence MFPARDYLDLTHTKHGILFPDDSPVWTALARIESYLDFRLSREIRTQVPPGAYIGEDVFIDEGTVLEPGAVIKGPAWIGRNCQIRTGCYIRENVIIGDGCVLGNSCEFKNCVVFDGCEVPHYNYVGDSILGHKAHLGAGVVLSNVRLDRLEVTVKSGSDLIPTSLRKFGAIVGDYAEIGCNSVISPGSIIGRRSVVYPLTHFSGVLEADLLLKTRQTQQVVKRRR, from the coding sequence ATGTTTCCCGCCCGCGATTATCTCGACCTCACCCACACCAAGCATGGCATCCTGTTTCCGGATGACTCCCCGGTGTGGACGGCGCTGGCGCGGATCGAGTCCTACCTCGACTTCCGTCTCTCGCGGGAAATCCGCACTCAGGTGCCCCCTGGTGCTTATATCGGGGAAGATGTTTTTATCGATGAAGGAACGGTGCTCGAGCCCGGCGCGGTGATCAAAGGTCCGGCATGGATCGGGCGAAACTGCCAGATCCGCACTGGCTGCTACATCCGGGAGAATGTCATCATCGGAGACGGCTGTGTGCTGGGAAACTCCTGTGAGTTTAAAAACTGCGTGGTCTTCGACGGCTGCGAGGTGCCGCACTACAATTACGTGGGTGATTCCATTCTCGGCCACAAGGCCCATCTGGGGGCGGGCGTGGTGCTTTCCAATGTGCGGCTGGATCGCCTGGAGGTCACTGTGAAATCCGGCAGCGATCTCATTCCTACCAGCCTGCGAAAGTTTGGAGCCATCGTGGGAGACTACGCCGAGATCGGCTGCAACAGCGTCATCAGTCCCGGCAGCATCATTGGCCGCAGGAGTGTCGTCTATCCCCTTACTCACTTCAGCGGCGTGCTGGAGGCGGATCTCCTGCTCAAGACACGCCAGACCCAGCAGGTGGTGAAGCGCCGGCGGTAG
- a CDS encoding TlpA disulfide reductase family protein, which yields MKANLLVLGLLFSGLFLMQNLFATATNNNVGTVVKVDGLKFKEKAPSFAGKPLIVEFWATWCPPCRASIPHLNEVYKKYQSKGLEIIGVTNEDRPTVSKFLKEVPINYHVAFDTSGKFGKPFGIKGIPHAMILDKEGKVVWEGHPMSLPESQLESVLK from the coding sequence ATGAAAGCGAATCTCCTTGTTCTCGGGCTGCTCTTCAGCGGCTTGTTTCTCATGCAGAATCTTTTTGCCACTGCGACCAACAACAATGTGGGCACCGTGGTGAAGGTGGACGGCCTCAAGTTCAAGGAAAAGGCACCCTCCTTTGCAGGCAAGCCTCTCATCGTGGAATTTTGGGCCACCTGGTGCCCGCCCTGCCGCGCCAGCATTCCGCACCTCAATGAAGTCTATAAAAAGTACCAGTCCAAGGGGCTTGAAATCATCGGTGTGACCAATGAAGACCGGCCAACGGTGAGCAAGTTTCTCAAAGAAGTGCCCATCAACTACCATGTGGCTTTTGACACCAGCGGCAAGTTTGGCAAGCCTTTCGGCATCAAGGGCATCCCGCATGCCATGATCCTCGACAAAGAGGGCAAGGTCGTGTGGGAAGGGCATCCAATGAGCTTGCCGGAGAGCCAGCTGGAGTCCGTCCTGAAGTAG
- a CDS encoding porin, whose translation MRIIRSRLSHTLAALAAAILALPPQMPVMAGPAMEKLFLLMKAKGTLSQEEYDMLVAASREEDKERDKAVAAAVAAAPATTSTPAAAGAAQPASTTALEKRLAATESKVGHLENALGQTTNAASLDKRLAQTESKVGNLESAISTTRGQIEDISKITDNTSPSTMSAAELDTLLADKWYERLKMKGYLQVRADSVMREDGGPLHVQNDAFANDQSSIGIRRGRLAFSGDLTNHVYLYFQADLFGGVNGNGGVQARDYYADVSLDPAREHRVRMGLSKVPYGHAILQSSQNRLALERPEAISTAIEGERDFGVYYMYAPYEIRERFKNLVKMGLRGSGDYGMIAFGAFAGQGINKPDTNGQPHWVARATYPFEFENGQFLELGIQGYAGKFNTTTAPIPGVGTPANGNGGNRGFTDARVGISAILYPQPFGIETEWNWGKGPQLSNDMRTITSSSLSGGYVQANYRHVFANQKELIPFARWQTYNGGRKFAVNAPKDKVNEVGFGFRFIPYPELELTAMYMHGMRTNTNLAPYSNVNYDYVGIQAQVNF comes from the coding sequence ATGCGCATCATACGTTCCCGCCTCTCCCACACCTTGGCCGCCTTGGCGGCTGCCATCCTCGCTCTGCCGCCACAGATGCCCGTCATGGCCGGTCCGGCCATGGAAAAGCTCTTTCTCCTCATGAAGGCGAAGGGCACACTGAGTCAGGAAGAGTATGATATGCTGGTGGCTGCCTCCCGTGAAGAAGACAAGGAAAGAGACAAAGCCGTGGCTGCAGCTGTAGCCGCCGCACCTGCGACCACGAGCACTCCTGCCGCAGCTGGAGCGGCCCAGCCGGCCAGCACCACAGCGTTGGAAAAACGACTGGCCGCCACTGAAAGCAAGGTCGGCCACCTGGAAAACGCCCTCGGTCAGACCACGAATGCAGCCTCGCTGGACAAGCGCCTGGCACAGACGGAGAGCAAGGTGGGCAATCTGGAAAGCGCCATCTCCACCACCCGCGGCCAGATCGAGGACATCTCCAAAATCACCGACAACACCTCCCCCTCCACCATGTCTGCAGCAGAGCTCGACACCTTGCTGGCCGACAAGTGGTATGAACGCCTGAAAATGAAGGGCTACCTCCAGGTGCGTGCGGATTCCGTCATGCGCGAAGACGGAGGCCCGCTGCATGTTCAGAATGACGCGTTCGCCAATGACCAGTCGAGCATCGGCATCCGCCGCGGCCGTCTGGCCTTTAGCGGCGACCTGACCAACCACGTCTATCTTTATTTCCAGGCAGACTTGTTTGGCGGCGTCAATGGTAATGGCGGTGTGCAGGCGCGCGACTATTACGCCGATGTTTCCCTCGACCCTGCTCGTGAACATCGCGTCCGCATGGGTCTGTCCAAAGTTCCTTATGGCCATGCCATCTTGCAATCCTCCCAGAATCGACTCGCCTTGGAGCGCCCTGAAGCCATCAGCACAGCTATTGAAGGCGAGCGTGACTTCGGCGTTTACTACATGTATGCCCCTTATGAGATCCGCGAACGTTTCAAAAACCTCGTCAAGATGGGGCTGCGCGGATCGGGTGACTATGGCATGATCGCCTTTGGTGCTTTTGCTGGCCAGGGCATCAACAAGCCCGATACGAATGGACAGCCGCACTGGGTGGCCCGTGCCACCTATCCCTTCGAGTTCGAAAACGGTCAGTTTCTCGAGCTCGGCATTCAGGGCTACGCTGGGAAATTCAACACCACCACGGCACCCATCCCTGGCGTGGGCACTCCCGCCAATGGCAACGGAGGCAACCGCGGTTTCACCGATGCACGTGTCGGTATTTCCGCCATCTTATACCCACAGCCTTTTGGCATCGAAACGGAATGGAACTGGGGTAAAGGACCTCAGCTTTCCAATGACATGCGCACCATTACCTCTTCCAGTCTGAGTGGTGGCTATGTGCAGGCGAATTACCGTCACGTGTTTGCCAACCAGAAGGAACTCATTCCTTTCGCCCGCTGGCAGACCTACAATGGCGGACGTAAATTTGCCGTCAACGCTCCCAAGGACAAGGTCAACGAAGTGGGCTTTGGTTTCCGCTTCATCCCCTACCCGGAACTGGAACTCACGGCAATGTACATGCACGGCATGCGCACCAACACCAACCTGGCTCCCTACAGCAATGTGAATTATGACTACGTCGGCATCCAGGCGCAGGTGAACTTCTAA
- a CDS encoding PstS family phosphate ABC transporter substrate-binding protein — MKIALLTLATTFAAALSLQAQTTLRIRGSDTLGAKLVPQLAEAFKKQGGKVSFDIAAEGSSTAFTNLASGTAEIGMSSRKVKADERTLCRSKGVSIVEFEVAWDMISVVVNKNNPVSDLSKKQLLQIFAGDIKDWSEVGGTPGPISVYTRNTSSGTYKDFIGLAMKGREYGKNSQKMAGNEQIAAEVGSNPNGIGYVGYAYSGAKGLKVVSIAGSLPNPAAVKSYPLSRPTFLYTSGEPAGTTKEFIDFCLSPAGDAIVSKAGFVPLSIAK; from the coding sequence ATGAAGATCGCCCTCCTCACCCTTGCCACCACCTTTGCTGCGGCGCTTTCGCTCCAGGCCCAGACCACTCTGCGCATCCGTGGCTCGGACACCCTTGGCGCCAAGCTGGTGCCCCAGCTGGCTGAAGCCTTCAAAAAGCAGGGCGGCAAGGTCAGCTTTGACATTGCTGCCGAAGGCTCCTCCACCGCCTTTACCAACCTCGCCTCCGGCACCGCCGAGATCGGCATGTCCAGCCGCAAGGTCAAGGCCGACGAGCGTACCCTCTGCCGCAGCAAGGGCGTGTCCATCGTCGAATTCGAAGTCGCCTGGGACATGATCTCCGTGGTGGTGAACAAGAACAACCCCGTTTCCGACCTCTCCAAGAAGCAGCTGCTGCAGATCTTCGCTGGCGACATCAAGGACTGGAGCGAAGTCGGCGGCACCCCCGGCCCAATCTCCGTCTACACGCGTAATACCTCCTCCGGTACCTACAAAGACTTCATCGGTCTGGCCATGAAGGGCCGTGAATATGGCAAAAACAGCCAGAAAATGGCTGGCAACGAGCAGATCGCCGCTGAAGTGGGCTCCAACCCGAACGGCATCGGCTACGTCGGCTACGCTTATTCCGGTGCCAAGGGCCTCAAGGTCGTCTCCATTGCCGGCTCCTTGCCCAACCCCGCTGCCGTGAAATCCTACCCACTCTCCCGCCCCACCTTCCTCTACACCAGCGGCGAACCTGCCGGCACGACCAAGGAATTTATCGATTTCTGCCTCAGCCCCGCCGGCGACGCCATTGTCAGCAAGGCTGGCTTCGTGCCGCTTAGCATTGCAAAGTAA
- a CDS encoding PLP-dependent transferase — translation MTDLFTHPLCNAEDLGKAIPDHELGVSVCLPLWKHVIGYEEGDQEIVSKFKSGYPRFCCPPAITRLFAAAEKEFAASGERCLVFPRVVHAERCIKFIGTGRAVEWTAHQLGVAIFPADSYVQARKFWRFCGECVSSRQACDALGEHKSTATAEEGKAANRTIRERIAKLAGQQPEDVFLFPSGMAANYAVHRMLTHCFPNRKTVQLDFPYVDVLKLQQFFGSGAHFLPLVKDSEYDDLRTLLQNEPIAGIFCEAPSNPLLRCVDFERLLAIRAAAQPGVPIIVDDTISTVAHANAHRVADVVTTSLTKSFSGVGDVLAGSVVLNRNSPHHDAFSAFLTAHADHELWRGDAVALELNSRDFTDRAAKMSHNAQALADHLRAHPKVDAVWHASREGGQGYEFIRREQGGYGCLFSFTLKNPEQTSAPFYDALRVCKGPSLGTNFTLVCPYTLLAHYEELDWAASCGVSRWLIRVSAGLENTQDLIARFDAALALV, via the coding sequence ATGACCGACCTGTTTACCCATCCTCTCTGCAATGCCGAAGACCTCGGCAAAGCGATCCCTGACCACGAGCTCGGTGTGTCCGTGTGCCTGCCGCTGTGGAAGCATGTGATCGGCTATGAGGAGGGAGATCAGGAAATCGTGTCAAAGTTCAAATCCGGCTACCCGCGCTTTTGCTGCCCGCCCGCCATCACGCGACTCTTTGCAGCAGCTGAAAAGGAATTTGCCGCATCTGGAGAGCGCTGTCTCGTCTTCCCTCGCGTGGTGCATGCGGAGCGCTGCATCAAGTTCATCGGCACCGGCCGCGCGGTGGAATGGACCGCGCACCAGCTCGGCGTAGCTATCTTTCCTGCAGACAGCTATGTTCAAGCCCGCAAGTTCTGGCGCTTCTGCGGCGAATGCGTCAGCTCCCGCCAGGCTTGCGATGCCCTGGGTGAGCACAAGAGCACCGCAACTGCCGAAGAAGGCAAAGCTGCCAACCGCACCATCCGCGAACGCATCGCCAAACTGGCCGGGCAGCAGCCGGAAGACGTCTTCCTCTTCCCCTCCGGCATGGCGGCGAACTACGCCGTGCATCGCATGCTGACGCATTGCTTCCCGAATCGCAAGACGGTGCAGCTCGACTTTCCCTACGTGGATGTGCTGAAACTGCAGCAGTTCTTCGGCAGCGGCGCGCACTTCCTGCCGCTGGTGAAAGACAGCGAGTACGACGACCTGCGCACACTGCTGCAAAACGAGCCGATCGCGGGCATCTTCTGCGAAGCGCCGAGCAATCCGCTGCTGCGCTGCGTGGACTTCGAGCGCCTGCTCGCCATCCGCGCCGCCGCTCAACCGGGCGTGCCGATCATCGTGGATGACACCATCTCGACCGTGGCGCATGCGAATGCCCACCGTGTGGCCGATGTGGTGACGACCAGCCTGACCAAGAGCTTCTCCGGTGTCGGCGATGTGCTCGCCGGCAGCGTGGTGCTGAACCGCAATTCCCCGCATCATGACGCTTTCTCAGCCTTCCTCACAGCCCATGCCGATCACGAACTCTGGCGCGGCGACGCCGTGGCGCTGGAGCTGAACAGCCGCGATTTCACCGATCGCGCCGCCAAGATGAGCCACAACGCGCAGGCGCTGGCCGATCATCTGCGCGCGCACCCGAAAGTGGATGCCGTCTGGCACGCGAGCCGCGAGGGCGGCCAAGGCTATGAATTCATCCGCCGCGAACAAGGTGGCTACGGCTGCCTCTTCTCCTTCACGCTCAAGAATCCGGAGCAAACCAGCGCTCCCTTTTACGACGCCCTTCGCGTCTGCAAAGGCCCGAGCCTGGGCACAAACTTCACTCTCGTCTGCCCCTACACCCTGCTGGCCCACTATGAAGAGCTCGACTGGGCCGCCAGCTGCGGCGTCAGCCGCTGGCTCATCCGGGTGTCCGCCGGCCTGGAGAATACGCAGGATCTCATCGCCCGCTTTGATGCGGCCTTGGCCTTGGTGTGA
- the frr gene encoding ribosome recycling factor produces the protein MDPELTMMEADEAMTKAVEHAIHEFATVRTGKASPTLVENMDVHVMSYGSHMKMKQLAMITTPDARLIRIEPFDSSTLQDIDRAIRESRLGLNGSIEGKVIRLPIPALSQERREQMVKMCKSLGEDARVRVRSARRDALEALKKGEKDGHITEDDLHRMEKEIQTMTDKKIAEIDQHVVSKEKEILTV, from the coding sequence ATGGACCCTGAACTGACGATGATGGAGGCCGACGAGGCCATGACGAAGGCTGTGGAGCACGCCATCCATGAATTTGCGACCGTGCGCACCGGCAAGGCCTCCCCCACGCTGGTGGAAAACATGGACGTGCATGTGATGAGCTACGGCAGCCACATGAAGATGAAGCAGCTGGCCATGATCACCACGCCCGACGCGCGGCTGATCCGCATTGAGCCCTTTGACTCCTCCACGCTGCAGGACATCGACCGCGCCATCCGTGAGTCCCGCCTGGGTCTGAATGGCAGCATTGAGGGCAAGGTGATCCGCCTGCCGATCCCCGCCCTATCCCAGGAGCGCCGTGAGCAGATGGTGAAGATGTGCAAGAGCCTGGGTGAAGACGCCCGCGTGCGCGTGCGCTCCGCCCGCCGCGATGCCCTCGAAGCCCTCAAAAAAGGCGAGAAGGACGGCCACATCACCGAGGACGACCTGCACCGCATGGAGAAGGAAATCCAGACCATGACGGACAAGAAGATCGCGGAGATCGACCAGCATGTGGTTTCCAAGGAGAAGGAGATTCTGACGGTGTGA
- the pyrH gene encoding UMP kinase, with protein sequence MADSTAPRKFRRVLLKLSGEALREPGSQENISPPIVEDMAAQIKAAHQTGLEIALVVGGGNFWRGITASNKGMERATADYMGMLATVMNSLAVQSMLEAMDVPTRVQSAIKMDNVAEPFVRRKAMRHLELGRVVIFAAGTGNPFFSTDTTAALRASEINAEIVLKATKVDGIYDSDPNKNPNAVKFDRVSFHECLTRQLKVMDSTAFSLCMENNMPIGVFSMNEPDNIRRALVGEHIGTMVDAKG encoded by the coding sequence ATGGCCGACTCCACTGCTCCTCGAAAATTCCGTCGCGTTCTGCTCAAACTCAGCGGTGAAGCGCTGAGAGAGCCGGGCAGCCAGGAAAACATTTCTCCTCCAATCGTCGAAGACATGGCGGCGCAGATCAAAGCGGCGCACCAGACGGGCCTGGAGATCGCCCTCGTGGTGGGCGGCGGGAACTTCTGGCGCGGCATCACCGCCAGCAACAAAGGCATGGAGCGCGCCACCGCCGACTACATGGGCATGCTGGCCACCGTGATGAACTCCCTGGCCGTGCAGAGCATGCTGGAGGCGATGGACGTGCCCACCCGCGTGCAGAGCGCCATCAAGATGGACAACGTGGCCGAGCCCTTCGTTCGCCGCAAAGCCATGCGCCACCTGGAGCTGGGCCGCGTGGTCATCTTCGCCGCAGGCACGGGCAATCCTTTCTTCTCCACTGATACTACGGCCGCGCTGCGCGCCAGCGAGATCAATGCCGAGATCGTGCTCAAGGCCACCAAGGTGGACGGCATCTACGATTCCGATCCCAACAAAAACCCGAACGCCGTCAAGTTTGACCGCGTGAGCTTCCACGAGTGCCTGACACGCCAGCTCAAGGTGATGGACTCCACCGCCTTCTCGCTTTGCATGGAGAACAACATGCCCATCGGCGTCTTTAGCATGAATGAGCCCGACAACATTCGCCGTGCGCTCGTTGGCGAGCACATTGGCACCATGGTGGACGCCAAAGGCTGA